CGTCCAAGCAGGGTGAGATGGTGTCCGCGCGAGGCGAGGGTGCGGGCGACATGCAGACCGATGCCGCTGTTGCCGCCCGCAATGAGAATGCTCTTCGACACGCAAGTCCCTTCGATTAAGTTGCCGTCGGTCACTGACCGTCAGGGTGACTGGTGACGAGTTCCTCGACACGGTCGCGATTGCGATGCAGGTTCCAGTACACCTGGGCGATGTCGTCGGGGTCGCGGTGAGGAACCCCTTCGGGAGCAACAGCACCAATGAACACGTTGATCGCAACGGTGGCGACATGGACGCCCTTGTCCGCGATCACGTTATGGAGGTTGTGTGCAAAGTTCCGGAGCCCGGCCTGCGCTGCGTTAGTCGCGGCCAGCATCGGATAGGGATTGATCGCGCCGCCGCCGGTGGTGAACAGGATCGTCCCGCTGCCGCGCTCCACCATGCCAGGGAGTACCGCTTGGACGGCGGCGATGCCACCGATCAGGTTCGTCTCCAACTCCGGGATGAGGTTTTCGACGGTGACCTGGTCGGGGTGAATCTGCTGCAGCCCGCTGTAGGGGGAGAATTCCAGTACGTCAATCCCTCCAAACTCGGCGCCGGCCGCAGCGAGCGCTGCGCTAAGGGCGTGCGTATCGCGGACGTCGGCCGGGAACGCGGCTGCACTGATGCCTGCTGCTCCAAGCTCGCCGACGAGGTCGGAAAGCTTGTCCGGGTTGCGGGCGATGAGCGCCACGTCGAACCCTTCGCGTCCGAAGGTGAATGCGAGGGAGCGGCCGAGGCCGGGGCCCGCACCGATGATTGCAATTGTGGGCATAAGAGAGTCTCCTACTCATGAAACGGGTGGATTATGGCGTGCGGGCGCACGCCAGGAACCGGCCGACTAGGTATCGACCGGAAGATAAGAGAAGAGGAGCCTATTCCGCGGTGTGTGCGGGCAGGCTCGGGAGTCGACCCTGAGCGCATGCACCGTCGGGGTCGATGACGCTGAGGATGCGGCGGGAGATCTCGCCCGCCTGTTTCTGCTGGCCCTTCGTCAATGGGGAGAACACTGAGCGACGTACTTCATCGGTGTATGCCGGGGCGGCCTCGATGACTTTCCCAGCGCCTTCGCTGGTCAACTCCGCAAGGGTGTAGCGACCGTCGGCAGGGTCAGGCCGGCGGGTGATCCATCCTTTCCTCTCAAGCCTGCCGGCCGCGTTTGACAGTCGCGTGAGACTGCTCGCGATCAGGTCGGCGACTTCACTCATCCGGCGGGTGCGCTCCGGGGAACGAATCAGGGTCGCGAGCACCATGAACTCGAAGTGACTGATACCCGCGTCTCGCTGCATCCGCGCGTCCAGCACCGCGGGCAACCGGATCAGCAGATAAGCCAACGCATCCCAGGTGTCCTGTTCGTCTGGTTCAAGCATCTCGAACCCCTGACCGCACTCCACATCCATGGCTTCGCTGTCCCTCCGTTTTCGCGTATTGATCGCTGTCATCCTTGCATGGGTGGGATTGCTCCGAGCTTGTTCATGAGACCGAACACGTCTGCCTCCACCCACCGTTCCTCGATCCGCCCGTCAACTACACGGTCGATCACGACTGCGGTGAAAGCAATATCGGCGCCCGTGGGTTCAAGACCCATCCAACTGTTCTGGAAAGTACCCCGCCAAGACCACCGGGTCGCGACTTTCTCGCCCTCGGCAATCTGCTCCTCAACGGTAATCCGCGCATCCGGAACTGCGGCGATCAGCACCGACTCCGTCTGTTGGAAATCATCTGCAGTGCTCACCGATCCGCCTGGACCGTGCAGCACAAATCCGTCCGCGAACAGTTCCACTGCGGCACCCAAGTCCGGGTATCGAGCATAGAACTCCCGGACTACACCTTTGCTTGGACTTTCAGCCATCACAGCCACCTCTCCAGGTTGACATCACTCTCTTCTCCCACGACTGTATCACTTCATCAGTGAAGTAACCTGAGCGTACAAACCCGGCACCTTGAGCAATGCGCGTGTGCCGCCCTCAGAGTTCAACAAGGAGGCAACTAGGAAGAGAAGCGCACCCTCGCCCAGAACCACCGAAACTGGCTGGCTCGTGGCGATCAGAGCGGATTTTTTCCAGAGACCTCAGGGCTCGATCGTGGTTGCCCCAGGCGGGCTAGTCTGTTGTCATGTCGGTCTCCGAGTTATCCGCTAGCACTCAGGACTATCTGAAGGCCGTGTGGGCGTTGGCGGAGTGGTCGGAGACCCCGGTGACGCCGAAGCTGATGGCGGATCGGATGGGGTTGAAGCTCTCCTCGGTGTCGGATGCGGTTCGGAAGCTCACCGAGCAGGGCCTTCTCGAGCACGCTCCGTACGGTGCGGTGACGTTGACCGAGGAAGGGCAGGTCCATGCGATCGCGATGGTGCGTCGGCATCGTCTGATCGAGACGTTCCTCGTGGAAACGCTCGGGTACCGGTGGGATCAGGTGCATGACGAGGCCGAGACGCTCGAGCACGCCGTGTCCGATTTCATGATCGACCGTCTCGCCGAGCTTCTCGGGCATCCTGACCGTGATCCGCACGGTGACCCCATCCCCTCTGCGGACGGCAGAGTGACACGCCCCAACGCGATCCACTTGACCAGGCTGATGCCGGGGCAGCGGGCGCGGGTGGAGCGGATCTCCGACGATGATCCGCAGTTGCTGCAGTTCTTCGCGGAGAACGGGATCCGATACGGCACCGTGCTCGAAGCACACCCGAGCACCCCCTATTCAGAGGCGATCGAGGTGCGTGTCGAGGGTCGGACAGAGAGGCTCGCGCTGGGGCGCGCAGCTACCGATGCGGTCTGGGTGGAGGCACTGGCCTGAGCCGGGTTCTGGTGTTCCTTCCCGTCCGATCTTGCGGTGAAGATTCGGTAGGCGGCCTGGACTCCGATCGTGTGCGCCGTGTTGTTGCATATCAAGCTGATCACCCCGGTCGCGTGATCCATCTGCTCGACGCGAACAACTCGCCCTGGGGTGAGGCCGAGGGCATCGAAGCGGTCGAGTAGTGCGGGGTCGGTATCGGAGACGCGCAGGATCTCAAGCTCCACACCGCTGCGCTGTTCGCTCAACGGACGGCCCTGCCGTACGGTCGATTCGCCGGTTCCGGGTATCGGGTTACCGTACGGGTCGGTCTGCGGTGAGCCCGCGACCGCGTGGAGGCGGTTCGCAAGGTCGTCGTGGAGCACCGGCAGGAGCCCATCGGCTTCTCTGGCGACCTCCGGCCAGGGGTAGTCGAGCACCTGGTACAGGAACGCGCGGGCGATGCGGTTGTGTCGCACCACTGCGAGGGCGAGCTGTTCACCCTTGAGGGTGAGTTCGATCGGCCCGTAAGGTTTGTGCCGGATCAGCCGCGCGTCCGCGAGCGAGCGAACGGTCTGCGAAACCGTCGCGGGCGCCTTCGCGAGCCGCTCGGTGAGCGCCGTGACGCCGACGCGGACGCGTTCTTCATGCTGCAGGATCCAGATCGCCTTGAGATAGGGAATGATCGTGGCACCACGCGGGGTCGGCACGGGGGCTCCTTCACTGTGACGCCGCCACTGCATGTTCACGCACGTTGCGATTGCGCCGCTGCCGCAGCCGCGTGGCCACAAGCACGACGCCGAACACGAGTCCGTAGAACACCGACATGCCTGCGCTGGTGGCCGCGTCGAGCACGTACGCGAGCCAGAATCCGGCGAGTGCTCCGGCGACGGCGATGCCGGTGGTGAGGGCGATCATGACCGACAGCCGGGTGCTGAGTAGGTAGGCGGTCGCGGCCGGTACGACGACGAGTGCGATGACGAGGATCGCGCCTGCCGCGTTGAACGCGGCGGTGACGGTGACCGAGACGAGGAACATGAATGCGGTGTTCAAGAGGCCTGATCTGATGCCGAGGCTGGTCGCGAACTGGGCGTCGAAGGTCGTGACTTTCAGCTTCGCGTAGAACAGGCCGAGGAACGCCAGGTTCACGAGGAGCACGGCGAGCATCACGTACAGGTAGACGGGCCCCCAGGATGCTCCGCCGATGATGAGTTGCTGCCAGGCTGCGAGGTTGAGGTCGCCCACGAGCACGGCATGGGTGTCGAGGTGGACGTTCGCGAAGTTCAGGGTGACGAGGATTACGCCGCCGCTGAACAGCGCCGGGAAGATCAGCCCCTGCGAGGCGTCGCCGGTCAGGAGCCCGGTGCGGGAGAGCCACTCGCTGCCGAGCACCACGATGAGGCCGGCGAGGGCGGCGCCGAGGATGAGCAGCGGGGAGTCGAGGTTGTGGGCGAAGAAGTAGCCGACGACGATACCGGGGAGCACGGCGTGGCTGATGGCGTCGACGAGCATGGAGTTTTTGCGCAGGACGACGAACACGCCCGGGAGGGCGCAGGCGAGGGCGGTGACGACGGCGAGTAGCGTGGTGCCGAGGACGAAGCTCATCGGAGGGCTCCTTCCGCGGGTGTCGACGCGAGTAGCAGTTCCCGCTTCAAGGCCGCGCGTGCGCGGGTGCGGGAGATGGCTCGGGTGATGATGCTGCGCCGGGGCGAGAACAGCAGCGAGACGAGGAAGATCGCGAACAGTGTGAGCACGATCAGCGGGCCGGTCGGCACCTTGCCCAGCACGATCGAAAGGTACGCGCCGACGCCGCTGCCGACCGCGCCGAACAGGCCGGAGAGCGCGACCATGCCCGGCAGGGTGCGGGTCCATTGCCGGGCGGCGGCCGGCGGGGTGACGACGAACGCGACCATCAGCACGAGTCCGACGGCCTTCACCCCGATCACGGTGGCGATGACGATCGTGGTGAACATGAGTGTGTCGATCGTGCGCGCCCTGAACCCGAGCACCGTGGAGTGGTCCGGGTCGAAGGTGCGCAGCGAGAATTCCTTCCAGAACAGGAGCATGAGCGTCAGCGCGAGCGCGCCGACGGTGATGCTCGTCGTGAGGTCGGCGATCGTGATCACGGAGGCGTTGCCGAAGAGGTAGTCCTGGATCCCGCCCTTGCCCGGGAAGGCTCCGTTCGCGATGATGCGCATGAGCAGCATGCCGGCGCCGAAGAAGACCGTGAGCGACACTGCCATCGCGGTGTCGATGCGGATCTTCGAGGCCCTGGTGATGCCGTTGGCGAAGAGCACCGCGAGCGTGCCGACGATGACCGCGCCGATGATCAGTGCGATCATGTTGCGGCCGTCCGCGCCCAGCACGACGACCGCCGTCAGGAATGCGAGCAGCGTCCCGGGGAGCGCGGCATGGGAGATCACGTCGCTGATGAGCGACTGCTTCCGCAGATAGGCGAAGCTCCCGAGGGCGCCGGCGACGAGCCCGATGGTTATGGTGCCGAAGAGCACCATCCGGTAGGTGTGGTTGCCGAGGAACTCGATGAGGCTCATGACGCGAACTCCAGGAACGCGTCGTCGCCCGCCGTGACTTCGTACGCGGTGCGGATGTTCGCGCGCGTGAACGATTCATCAGCAGGCCCGGAGGCGACGACGCGGCGGTTGAGCAGGGTGACGTGGTCGCAGTAGTCGCGCACGGTCGCGAGGTCGTGGTGCACGATCACGACGGTCTTCCCCTGCTCCCGCAGGGTGTGGAGTACGGAGACGATAGCCTGCTGGCTCTTCGCGTCGATGCCCTGGAACGGCTCGTCCATGAAGTACAGATCCGGAGCCTGCACCAGCGTACGGGCGAGGAACACACGCTGCCGCTGCCCGCCGGAGAGCTCCCCGATCTGCCGGGATGCGAGATCCGGAATCCCTGTCTGCTCGAGGGCCGCGATCGCGCGGGCGCGCTCGCGCTTCCCGGGGCGGCGGATCCAGCCGAGCGATCCGTAGGTACCCATCGTCACCACGTCGAGCACCGTCGTCGGGAAGTCCCAGTCGACGCTGGTCGACTGCGGCATGTAGCCGACCCTCTTCCGCGTGCGTGCGAGGGGCTGACCGAAGAACTCGGAAGTGCCGGTGAGGGGCTTCACGAGGCCGAGCATGGCCTTGATCAGGGTCGATTTCCCGGCCCCGTTCGGGCCGACGATCCCCATCACCACGCCCTGGGGCACGGCGAAGTCGACGCTGCGCAGCACGGGTTCCGCCCGGTAGGCGACGGAAAGGCCGCGGGTGCTGCAGGCGAGGGCGGCCTCCGGGGAGGCAGGGGCTCCGGTGGGAGCCCCTGCCTCGTGAACGGTGTCGGTCACGGTCACTGCCCCGCGGTTCCGAGGGCCTCGGCCACGGCTTGCGCGTTGTGCGAGAACGCGCCGATGTAGGTGTTCACCGGGTCCTCCGCGCCGAGCGAGTCAGCGAAGAGCTCCTCGCCAGAGACCTCGACCTGCCAGCCGCGCGACTGGACCGCTTCCTTCAGGCTGGTGATGGCCTGCGGATTGGCCTGGTTGTCCTGGAAGATCACGGGAACCTCGTTGTCTGCGATGAGCTGCGCCAGCTCCGACAACTCACCCGCGCTGAGCTTCGCCTCAGTGGAGACGAAGTCCGTGGCGTGCACCTCCAGGTCAAAGGTCTGCCCGAAATAGTTGAACGCGTCATGCCCCGTGATCAGGATCCGCGGCTCGATCTTGCCGTCGCCGAGGAGCTCGTGCGCCTCGGCGACCACCGCATCGATCTCCTCGACGTACGCGTCGGCGTTCGCCGTGTACTCGGCCGCCCCCTCCGGGTCGATCTCGCCGAGCTTGTCGGCGACGTAGCCGACCACGAGCGACCAGGCTTCGGGGCTGTTCCAGACGTGCGGGTCATGCAGCGGGTTGCCCTGATCGTCGGTCTCGGGCCAGTCCAGCAGCAGCTCTGCGGGGAGCTGGTCTCCGACGGCGAGCTGCGTGTCTCCCAGGCTCTCGAGCTGGTCGATCATCTGCGCTTCGAGGTGCAGGCCGTTCCAGAACACGACGTCGGCGTTCTGGATCGTCTCGATGTCCTTCGTCGAGGGCTGGTAGGTGTGCGGGTCGCCGCCCGGGCCAACCATCGTGGTGACCTCGGCCTCGGGGGCGATGTTCGCGACGGCGTCGGCGAGATAACCGGTGGTCGCGTAGACCTGGAGCGGGTCGCCGTCACTGCCGGGCTCGGGGGTGCCGGTGCTCGCGCAGGCGGTGAGGCCGAGTGCGGCGATCGCTGTGATCGTGACTCCGGTGAGGAACTTCCTGGTGATCTTCAAGAGATGCAGCCTTCCTGTATCAGTGGGTGTTGAGATGGGTCGATCCAGTACCGGATCAGGGATGCTCATCGTCGGCCGAGGTCGCCTGTGCGGTGAGGGCGGCGCTGAGGGATTGGTGGGCGTCCCAGATCTCGCGCGGCACATCGGGCAGGCCCTGGAGGTGCTCCTGCCGATGCTGTGCTTCCTCGATCCAGCGCTTCGTTTCGATTCGTAGCAGCCTGTCGAGATCCTCTGCCGTGATGTCGAGGCCGGCGAGGTCGAGTTCCTCTGCCGTGGGGATGACCCCGACTGGTGTGGGCTGTCCGTGGGCGTCGCCTGCGCGGTAGCGCATGAGCCAGTTCAGGGCGCGGAGGTTCTCACGGTAACCGGGCCAGAGGTAGTGGCCGTCTTCGGGGTCGCGTTGGAACCAGTTGACGTGCGCGAACACCGGAAGCTCCGCAAGCTGTCCGAGCAGGGTCAGCCAGTGCTGGGCGTAGCGGCCCTCGGAGTAGGAGAAGAAGGGGCGCATCGACATCGGGTCGTAGCGGAGTTGCCCGTCGACGCCCTCCGCCGCGAAGGTCGCCTCCGCCCCCAGGGTGAGCCCGTCGTAGACCCCGGCGGCGAGGTCGTCGATGGCTCGGATGAGGGGTTCGCGGTCGCGGGTGCGTCCGCCGAAGATGATCGCGTCGATCACCACTCCGGCAGGGTCTGCGGCGTCGGCGGCGAGATTCGGGATCCGCTCGAGGGGGATCGTGAAGCGACTGTTCGGGTGCGCCCACGGAGCGCCCTGCTGGTCGGGCCCGCGGTCGGCGATCGGGGTGCCGGTCCAGTCGAGCCAGCCGTCGAGTGCCGCGGGAGGCTCGGGGGTGAGTCCCTCCCACCAGACCTCGCCGGTGAGGTGGTTGTAGGCGGTGTTCGTGAAGATCGTGCCGGAGCCTTCCGCGATCGCGGCCATCGCGGTCGGGTTCGTGCCCTCGTTCGTGTCTTTCGCGACCCCGAACGCACCGTTCTCAGGGTTGATGGCGCGCAGACGCCCCGCATCGTCGACCCACATCCAGGCGATGTCGTCGCCGTAAAAGTCGACTCGGTACCGCTCGCCGAGCGCGTCCGGTGGAAGGGTCATAGCGAGGTTGGTCTTGCCAGAAGCGCTCGGGAAGCCGCCGCAGACGTGATAGCTGTCGCCGGTTTCGAGGTCGCGGATGCCGAGGAGCAAGAACTGTTCCGCGAGGAATCTCCCGGAGGTGTAGCCGTCGTAGGAGGCTTGGCGCAGGCCGTGGGCGATCTTCCCGAGCAGTGCGTTGCCGCCGTAGGCGGAGCCGTAGTGGAGGATCGTGCGCTCGTCGGCGATGGTCGCGAACAGGCGAGCATCCTCGGGCGTGCCATGTCTGAGCGAGTCGGGATCTCCGGTGACCTGCACGCCGCGCACGAAGAAGTCCGGGTCGGTGAGCCCGTCGAAGTGCTCGAGGCCGACGCGGGCCATGCGGATCATCTGCAGCACGACCGTGCGGTCATCGGTGAGTTCCACACCGGCCGCGTAGGCCGCGAGCGGAGTGCCTGTCGGAGCCATCAGGTACGGGACGACATACATCGTCTTCCCGCGAGACGCGCCACGCATCCGCTCGGTGATGACCGGCTTCACCTCGCTTGCGGACTGCCAGTTGTTGTAACGGCCACGATCGGCGGGATCAGAGGTTGCGACGACCGTGCGTTCCTCGGAACGGGCCGTGTCCTTCGGGTGGGATCTGGCGTAGTAGCGGCCCTCGCCTGCGGGCAGCAGTTCGCCTGCGGTGAGGGCTTCGCCGAGGAGCCGAGCGTCATCGGTCGCGGAGACGAGTTCGATCCGGTCGGGTTCGGTGACCCCGCCCCACTCCTCCACGAACGTCCGGATGCTCTCGTTCCGAATCTCGGCAGGAATCTGGATCCTGGTCGGATCGCTCATTGCACAACCTCATTCATTCTCGATGGGCCGGTCTCGGCCCACATGGACTGGTGACGTGCCCTGCCCGCACCCCACCATGATCTGTAGGTCTAACTCTAATGTTCGGTATGTCGTAGTCGCAAACATGGGCGTGTCGTAGTCGATCAACCGCATTTCGTGCTAACACTAGATGTAGTGCTCCGCACAACAATCACGCACTACATATTGTGCTCAAGTTTCAGAAGGGGGCGATACGCGGTGAACGTGAACCACCTAGCAGCAGGCCGCAGCATCCGGGAAGTGCGGGTGCTCGCGGGGCGGGAGTCGCCGGATCTGGTGTTCTTCTCGAGCGTGTCCGAGAACACCAGGCGCTTCGTCGAGCGTCTCGATCGAGGAGCGGCGCGGATCCCGTTACGACCCCGCGTGGAGGGCATGATCCGCGTGACCCGTCCGTTCGTGCTCGTCCTGCCCACTTACGGCGGGGGCGAACAGGCCGGGGCCGTACCGAAGCAAGTAATCCAGTTCCTGAACGACGCCGCGAACCGGGCACTCATCCGCGGGGTCATCACGGCCGGCAACACGAACTTCGGCGAGCACTACTGCATCGCCGGCGCCATCATCTCAGCCAAGTGCCGGGTGCCGGAGCTGTACCGCTTCGAGCTCCTGGGCACTGACCGCGACGTCGCCCGCGTGAACGAGGGGCTGCCCGAGTTCTGGGCGCAACAGACTATTTCACCACTGAACGAGAAGGACATCGCATGACCATCACCGCACCACCCACCACCGACACCACCCCGGCTCCCCCGAAGCGTGCCGGGATCGGCGAGCGCAAGGACTACCATGCCCTGAATGCGCAGCTGAACCTATTCGCCGCAGACGGGGCGATCCAGTTCGACAAGGATCGTGAGGCCGCAGACGCTTACCTCGCGCAGCAAGTCGCCCCGAACAGCATGCGGTTCGGCTCCGTGTGGGAACGGCTAGAGTGGCTGATAAAGCACGACTACTACGAAGAGGCGTACCTGCGTGCCTATGACGCGGATTTCGTGGAGCTGCTGCACGAGCGGGCTTCGGGCTTCGGGCACCGTTTCCAGACGTTCCTCGGCGCGTTCAAGTTCTTCACTTCCTACGCGCTCAAGACCTTCGACGGCGGCAGCTACCTGGAGGGCTTCGAGGAGCGCGTCGTCGCGACGGCGCTCTTCCTCGGCCAGGGTGACGCCGATCTCGCGGCGCGGCTCGTCGAGGAGATGCTGTCGGGTCGTTTCCAGCCGGCGACCCCGACGTTCCTGAACGCGGGCAAGGCACAGCGCGGCGAACTCGTCTCCTGCTTCCTGCTGCGCCTCGAAGACAACCTCGAATCCATCGGCCGCAGCGTGAACTCCGCGCTGCAGCTCTCCAAGCGCGGAGGCGGGGTTGCCCTGCTCCTCACCAATCTGCGGGAGACAGGAGCCCCGATCAAGCAGATCGAGAACCAAGCCTCCGGCGTGGTACCCGTCATGAAGATCCTCGAAGACAGCTTCAGCTATGCGAACCAGCTCGGCGCCCGGCAGGGCGCGGGAGCCGCATATCTGCATGCGCACCACCCGGACATCATGCGGTTCCTCGACACGAAGCGTGAGAACGCCGACGAGAAGATCCGCATCAAGACCCTCTCGCTCGGCGTCGTGATCCCGGATATCACCTTCGAGCTGGCGAAACAGAACCGCGAGATGCACCTCTTCAGCCCCTACGACGTACTCCGCGAGACCGGGATCCCGCTGTCGGATCAGTCGGTGAGCGACCGGTACGAGGAGTTCGTCGCGAACCCGCGCATCCGCAAGACCACGATCAGCGCCCGCGACTTCTTCAAGACCCTCGCCGAGCTGCAGTTCGAATCCGGCTACCCGTATGTGCTGTTCGAAGACACCGTGAACCGCGCAAACCCGCTCCAGGGGTGGGTGAACATGTCGAACCTCTGCAGCGAGATCCTCCAGGTCAATACCCCCTCCACCTACGATTCGGCAATCGGCTACGCGGAGGTCGGACGGGATATCTCCTGCAATCTCGGCTCGCTGAACGTCGCACAGGCCATGGCGTCTCCCGATTTCGGGGCGACGGTGGAGACTGCGGTGCGGGCGCTCACGAGCGTGTCGGATCAGACCGATGTCGACGCGGTGCCCTCTGTTGCGGCGGGGAACGCGGCGTCGCATGCGATCGGGCTCGGGCAGATGAACCTGCACGGCTACCTCGCCTCCCAGCGCATCTACTACGGCAGCGAGGAGGGCATCGACTTCACGGACGCCTACTTCCGTGCTGTCGCCTACCATGCGCTGCGCGCCTCGAACCGGCTCGCGATCGAACATGGTGAGGCCTTCGCGGGGTTCGAGCAGAGCGACTACGCCGACGGCGGCTACTTCGACCGCTACGTCGCCGAGGAATGGCGGCCCGGCACCGAGCGCGTACGAGACCTCTTCACAACCGCCGGGATCACGCTGCCGAGCGTCGCCGACTGGGAGCAGTTGCGCGATTCGATCCGGGAGCACGGCACCTACAACGCCTACCTTCAGGCGGTGCCGCCAACGGGATCGATCAGCTACGTCAACCATTCGACGGCGTCGATCCACCCGATTGCGGCGAAGATCGAGATCCGCAAAGAGGGCAAGCTCGGCCGCGTCTACTACCCGGCCCCGCACATGACCGACGACAATCTCGAGTTCTACGAGGATGCCTACGAGATCGGCCCCGAGAAGATCATCGACACCTACGCCGCAGCCACCCAGCACGTCGATCAGGGGCTATCGCTGACGCTGTTCTTCAAAGACACGGCCACGACACGCGATATCAACCGGGCACAGATCTACGCCTGGCGGAAAGGCATC
This DNA window, taken from Gulosibacter molinativorax, encodes the following:
- a CDS encoding SDR family NAD(P)-dependent oxidoreductase, which gives rise to MPTIAIIGAGPGLGRSLAFTFGREGFDVALIARNPDKLSDLVGELGAAGISAAAFPADVRDTHALSAALAAAGAEFGGIDVLEFSPYSGLQQIHPDQVTVENLIPELETNLIGGIAAVQAVLPGMVERGSGTILFTTGGGAINPYPMLAATNAAQAGLRNFAHNLHNVIADKGVHVATVAINVFIGAVAPEGVPHRDPDDIAQVYWNLHRNRDRVEELVTSHPDGQ
- a CDS encoding MarR family winged helix-turn-helix transcriptional regulator codes for the protein MLEPDEQDTWDALAYLLIRLPAVLDARMQRDAGISHFEFMVLATLIRSPERTRRMSEVADLIASSLTRLSNAAGRLERKGWITRRPDPADGRYTLAELTSEGAGKVIEAAPAYTDEVRRSVFSPLTKGQQKQAGEISRRILSVIDPDGACAQGRLPSLPAHTAE
- a CDS encoding ester cyclase, yielding MAESPSKGVVREFYARYPDLGAAVELFADGFVLHGPGGSVSTADDFQQTESVLIAAVPDARITVEEQIAEGEKVATRWSWRGTFQNSWMGLEPTGADIAFTAVVIDRVVDGRIEERWVEADVFGLMNKLGAIPPMQG
- a CDS encoding metal-dependent transcriptional regulator encodes the protein MSVSELSASTQDYLKAVWALAEWSETPVTPKLMADRMGLKLSSVSDAVRKLTEQGLLEHAPYGAVTLTEEGQVHAIAMVRRHRLIETFLVETLGYRWDQVHDEAETLEHAVSDFMIDRLAELLGHPDRDPHGDPIPSADGRVTRPNAIHLTRLMPGQRARVERISDDDPQLLQFFAENGIRYGTVLEAHPSTPYSEAIEVRVEGRTERLALGRAATDAVWVEALA
- a CDS encoding metal-dependent transcriptional regulator, with amino-acid sequence MPTPRGATIIPYLKAIWILQHEERVRVGVTALTERLAKAPATVSQTVRSLADARLIRHKPYGPIELTLKGEQLALAVVRHNRIARAFLYQVLDYPWPEVAREADGLLPVLHDDLANRLHAVAGSPQTDPYGNPIPGTGESTVRQGRPLSEQRSGVELEILRVSDTDPALLDRFDALGLTPGRVVRVEQMDHATGVISLICNNTAHTIGVQAAYRIFTARSDGKEHQNPAQASASTQTASVAARPSASLSVRPSTRTSIASE
- a CDS encoding metal ABC transporter permease codes for the protein MSFVLGTTLLAVVTALACALPGVFVVLRKNSMLVDAISHAVLPGIVVGYFFAHNLDSPLLILGAALAGLIVVLGSEWLSRTGLLTGDASQGLIFPALFSGGVILVTLNFANVHLDTHAVLVGDLNLAAWQQLIIGGASWGPVYLYVMLAVLLVNLAFLGLFYAKLKVTTFDAQFATSLGIRSGLLNTAFMFLVSVTVTAAFNAAGAILVIALVVVPAATAYLLSTRLSVMIALTTGIAVAGALAGFWLAYVLDAATSAGMSVFYGLVFGVVLVATRLRQRRNRNVREHAVAASQ
- a CDS encoding metal ABC transporter permease — translated: MSLIEFLGNHTYRMVLFGTITIGLVAGALGSFAYLRKQSLISDVISHAALPGTLLAFLTAVVVLGADGRNMIALIIGAVIVGTLAVLFANGITRASKIRIDTAMAVSLTVFFGAGMLLMRIIANGAFPGKGGIQDYLFGNASVITIADLTTSITVGALALTLMLLFWKEFSLRTFDPDHSTVLGFRARTIDTLMFTTIVIATVIGVKAVGLVLMVAFVVTPPAAARQWTRTLPGMVALSGLFGAVGSGVGAYLSIVLGKVPTGPLIVLTLFAIFLVSLLFSPRRSIITRAISRTRARAALKRELLLASTPAEGALR
- a CDS encoding metal ABC transporter ATP-binding protein codes for the protein MTDTVHEAGAPTGAPASPEAALACSTRGLSVAYRAEPVLRSVDFAVPQGVVMGIVGPNGAGKSTLIKAMLGLVKPLTGTSEFFGQPLARTRKRVGYMPQSTSVDWDFPTTVLDVVTMGTYGSLGWIRRPGKRERARAIAALEQTGIPDLASRQIGELSGGQRQRVFLARTLVQAPDLYFMDEPFQGIDAKSQQAIVSVLHTLREQGKTVVIVHHDLATVRDYCDHVTLLNRRVVASGPADESFTRANIRTAYEVTAGDDAFLEFAS
- a CDS encoding metal ABC transporter substrate-binding protein encodes the protein MKITRKFLTGVTITAIAALGLTACASTGTPEPGSDGDPLQVYATTGYLADAVANIAPEAEVTTMVGPGGDPHTYQPSTKDIETIQNADVVFWNGLHLEAQMIDQLESLGDTQLAVGDQLPAELLLDWPETDDQGNPLHDPHVWNSPEAWSLVVGYVADKLGEIDPEGAAEYTANADAYVEEIDAVVAEAHELLGDGKIEPRILITGHDAFNYFGQTFDLEVHATDFVSTEAKLSAGELSELAQLIADNEVPVIFQDNQANPQAITSLKEAVQSRGWQVEVSGEELFADSLGAEDPVNTYIGAFSHNAQAVAEALGTAGQ
- a CDS encoding phosphoenolpyruvate carboxykinase (GTP), translating into MSDPTRIQIPAEIRNESIRTFVEEWGGVTEPDRIELVSATDDARLLGEALTAGELLPAGEGRYYARSHPKDTARSEERTVVATSDPADRGRYNNWQSASEVKPVITERMRGASRGKTMYVVPYLMAPTGTPLAAYAAGVELTDDRTVVLQMIRMARVGLEHFDGLTDPDFFVRGVQVTGDPDSLRHGTPEDARLFATIADERTILHYGSAYGGNALLGKIAHGLRQASYDGYTSGRFLAEQFLLLGIRDLETGDSYHVCGGFPSASGKTNLAMTLPPDALGERYRVDFYGDDIAWMWVDDAGRLRAINPENGAFGVAKDTNEGTNPTAMAAIAEGSGTIFTNTAYNHLTGEVWWEGLTPEPPAALDGWLDWTGTPIADRGPDQQGAPWAHPNSRFTIPLERIPNLAADAADPAGVVIDAIIFGGRTRDREPLIRAIDDLAAGVYDGLTLGAEATFAAEGVDGQLRYDPMSMRPFFSYSEGRYAQHWLTLLGQLAELPVFAHVNWFQRDPEDGHYLWPGYRENLRALNWLMRYRAGDAHGQPTPVGVIPTAEELDLAGLDITAEDLDRLLRIETKRWIEEAQHRQEHLQGLPDVPREIWDAHQSLSAALTAQATSADDEHP
- the nrdI gene encoding class Ib ribonucleoside-diphosphate reductase assembly flavoprotein NrdI; the protein is MREVRVLAGRESPDLVFFSSVSENTRRFVERLDRGAARIPLRPRVEGMIRVTRPFVLVLPTYGGGEQAGAVPKQVIQFLNDAANRALIRGVITAGNTNFGEHYCIAGAIISAKCRVPELYRFELLGTDRDVARVNEGLPEFWAQQTISPLNEKDIA